In one Thunnus maccoyii chromosome 12, fThuMac1.1, whole genome shotgun sequence genomic region, the following are encoded:
- the pde4ca gene encoding cAMP-specific 3',5'-cyclic phosphodiesterase 4D isoform X4, with the protein MCKTSLAEEPHQQLAIETLDELDWCLEQLETLKTRHSVSEMASNKFKRMLNRELTQLSETSRSGNQVSEFISSTFLEKPHDMDIMSPSKEKEKKDGKKKRLMSQISGVKKATHSPSLAPSTIPRFGVNASQEGLLAKELEEVNRWGIDIFKVSEYSGNRPLTVTMYTIFQERELLKSFKIPADTFITFMMTLEDHYHADVAYHNNIHAADVVQSTHVLLSTPALEAVFTDLEILAALFASAIHDVDHPGVSNQFLINTNSELALMYNDSSVLENHHLAVGFKLLQEDNCDIFQNLSKKQRQSLRKMVIDMVLATDMSKHMNLLADLKTMVETKKVTSSGVLLLDNYSDRIQVLQNMVHCADLSNPTKPLELYRQWTDRIMVEFFTQGDRERDKGMEISPMCDKQNASIEKNQVGFIDYIVHPLWETWADLVHPDAQEILDTLEDNREWYQSMIPHSPSPHPEGPEEGALSGEASALGGGSTSADKFQFELTLEEEGESDTESPPEEEEGYSSNRGLELSRTDSATTRRLPKMFTTDAGRTFSLDSDKDMAEDRETDQEGVSGVPRFRLGT; encoded by the exons TTCAAGAGGATGCTGAACCGAGAGCTCACCCAGCTGTCAGAAACCAGCCGTTCAGGGAACCAGGTGTCTGAGTTCATCTCTAGCACCTTCCTAG AGAAGCCACATGACATGGACATCATGTCTCCCAGcaaggagaaggaaaagaaggacGGCAAGAAGAAGCGGCTCATGTCCCAGATCAGCGGTGTAAAGAAGGCCACCCACAGCCCCAGCCTCGCACCCTCCACCATCCCTCGCTTTGGGGTCAACGCAAGCCAGGAAGGTCTCCTAGCCAAG gagctggaggaggttAACAGATGGGGAATTGACATCTTTAAGGTCTCTGAGTATTCTGGGAATCGTCCGCTGACAGTCACCATGTACACCATCTTCCAG GAGCGTGAGCTGCTCAAGTCTTTCAAGATTCCAGCAGACACTTTCATTACCTTCATGATGACTTTGGAGGATCATTACCACGCTGATGTGGCGTACCACAACAACATCCATGCTGCGGACGTGGTCCAGTCCACACATGTCTTGCTGTCCACACCTGCGCTGGAG GCTGTGTTTACTGATCTGGAGATCCTCGCCGCTCTGTTTGCCAGCGCCATCCATGATGTGGATCACCCTGGAGTTTCCAATCAGTTTCTCATCAACACCA ACTCAGAGCTAGCCCTGATGTACAATGACTCGTCAGTGCTGGAGAATCACCACCTGGCTGTAGGCTTTAAGCTTCTGCAGGAGGACAACTGTGACATCTTCCAGAACCTCAgcaaaaaacagagacagtCGCTGCGCAAAATGGTCATCGATATG GTGCTAGCCACAGATATGTCCAAACACATGAATCTACTGGCAGACCTGAAAACCATGGTGGAAACCAAGAAAGTCACCAGTTCAGGAGTCCTACTGCTGGACAACTATTCAGACCGCATACAG GTCCTTCAGAACATGGTGCACTGTGCAGACCTGAGCAACCCCACCAAGCCTCTTGAGCTGTACCGGCAGTGGACAGACCGCATCATGGTGGAGTTTTTCACCCagggggacagagagagggacaaGGGGATGGAGATCAGCCCTATGTGTGACAAACAGAATGCCTCCATAGAGAAGAACCAG gTGGGTTTCATTGACTACATTGTTCATCCTCTTTGGGAGACATGGGCCGATCTCGTTCACCCAGACGCGCAGGAGATCCTGGACACGCTGGAGGATAACAGAGAGTGGTACCAGAGCATGATCCCCCACAGCCCTTCACCCCACCCAGAAGGCCCGGAAGAGGGAGCCCTCTCTGGGGAAGCCTCAGCACTCGGTGGGGGCTCCACCTCCGCCGATAAGTTCCAGTTTGAGCTGACCttggaagaagaaggagagtcTGACACAGAGAGTCcacctgaggaggaggagggctaCAGCAGTAACAGGGGGCTTGAACTCTCCAGAACTGATTCTGCTACGACTCGCCGGCTCCCCAAAATGTTCACTACTGATGCAGGCAGGACGTTTTCTTTAGACTCAGATAAAGATATGgcagaagacagagaaacagaccaGGAAGGCGTCTCTGGGGTGCCACGCTTCAGACTCGGCACATAG